In one Desulfatiglans sp. genomic region, the following are encoded:
- a CDS encoding MATE family efflux transporter yields MEKYTERLGTAPLGPLLIRLSLPGIAATIAGSLYNIVDTFWVARLGHEAIAALTIVFPYQILAMAVGMGTGTGIGALVSRYFGEKNINGVNLAAGQIFFLSVVWGLLFLIPPLFMPDTILRLLGATDNIMDMGRIYLVITAFGAPANVFIFLVGGLIRGSGDTVKPTVIMITASVINILLDPFLIIGIGPFPEMGIKGAALATVIAQCSGMAIGLYFIFAKRTAFRISALSLVPRWIILNRIYHVGAPASIQQLTESLAFILFNKVVSAYGSAPIAAVGLAMRLSDLAFMPIMGVANALLPVVGYNMGAGKEARLWKAIRLSSVGTAMLLIIFTIIIEIWTPEILAIFMKDPEVLKVTIPGMRIMLSALTFIGPSILFITAFQGLSMGGMALWLSLIRQFILFIPVLFLLEYLFGLTGIWLALPVSDVLSFHVVFYFLLREYRRRHKHSL; encoded by the coding sequence ATGGAAAAATATACCGAACGGCTCGGGACAGCCCCTTTAGGCCCTCTTCTTATACGACTCAGTCTTCCGGGTATAGCCGCTACCATTGCCGGGAGCCTCTATAATATAGTAGATACATTCTGGGTGGCAAGGCTCGGCCATGAGGCTATTGCCGCATTAACGATCGTCTTCCCATACCAGATACTTGCAATGGCTGTGGGTATGGGCACAGGCACAGGCATAGGCGCCCTTGTGTCCAGATATTTTGGTGAAAAGAATATTAATGGCGTAAACCTTGCCGCCGGGCAGATCTTTTTCTTAAGTGTTGTATGGGGCCTTTTATTTCTGATACCGCCTCTGTTTATGCCTGATACAATACTCCGCCTTCTCGGGGCCACAGATAATATCATGGATATGGGGAGGATATACCTGGTTATTACCGCATTCGGGGCGCCTGCCAATGTCTTTATATTTCTGGTTGGCGGCCTTATCCGCGGGTCAGGAGACACAGTAAAACCCACTGTAATCATGATAACTGCAAGTGTAATAAACATACTCCTTGACCCGTTTCTGATCATAGGTATAGGCCCTTTCCCGGAAATGGGGATCAAGGGGGCGGCCCTTGCCACTGTCATTGCACAGTGCTCGGGAATGGCGATAGGTCTATATTTTATCTTTGCAAAGAGGACAGCATTCAGGATAAGCGCGTTGAGCCTTGTGCCAAGGTGGATCATCCTGAACCGGATATATCATGTGGGCGCCCCTGCCTCCATTCAGCAGCTTACAGAAAGCCTGGCATTTATACTTTTTAACAAGGTGGTATCCGCATATGGTTCAGCGCCTATTGCGGCTGTCGGCCTTGCAATGCGGCTGTCTGATCTCGCCTTTATGCCAATCATGGGTGTTGCAAATGCGCTGCTTCCAGTGGTGGGATACAATATGGGCGCAGGAAAAGAGGCAAGGCTCTGGAAGGCCATAAGGCTTTCATCAGTGGGCACGGCAATGCTCCTTATCATCTTCACCATAATAATTGAGATCTGGACACCGGAGATCCTTGCCATCTTCATGAAAGACCCTGAAGTGCTTAAGGTAACAATACCTGGCATGAGGATAATGCTCTCAGCCCTTACCTTTATCGGGCCATCCATACTTTTTATTACCGCATTTCAGGGCCTGTCAATGGGGGGCATGGCCCTCTGGCTGTCACTCATCCGCCAGTTTATACTCTTTATCCCGGTG
- a CDS encoding DUF4268 domain-containing protein, whose amino-acid sequence MANELQSLSVLFQNRLFRIPDYQRGYAWKHEQLADFWEDLLNLHEDRYHYTGLLSLKTAIRKETHLWHEDEWLLDIGYKPFHVVDGQQRLTTFSILMYEITAFVKSLSDNKDKLDEEIFLGYESLKDIKAKYVLRKRPPQNIVTTYLFGYETDNPSSDYLKHKVFEEPFGGTVFETYYTKNLKYAKNFFGENLRAMYDTDGIAGIESLYKKLTLRLMFNLHEIEDDYDVFVAFETMNNRGKKLTNLELLKNRLIYLTTLFDDWQLDSKDKDQLRKNINDAWKEVYYQLGRNQNAPLSDDEFLRAHWITYFRYSRKGGDDYIRFLLGKFSAKNVFEKHAPVQENDDTVLMSDIEAGEDDETPEVQTEAEIQLVSKLTPKEISDYVNSLKLLAESWYYSFFPYDSGFSNDEKVWIDKLNRIGIGYFRPLVVAALSSEKDTTPEERIVLFKSIERFLFVSFRLGGFQSNYQSSVYYNKSRDVLSGNVSLVSISEDLISTVDNDMASAIKAFTARTNRRFDSGEGFYGWRDLRYFLYEYEYEKAVKNNIQKVDWSMFTRVEKDKVTIEHILPQTPAKWCWRNTYRMFSESEIKQLSASLGNLLPLSQSINSSLQNDSFQDKKNSTAAGRRGYINGSHSEIEVAQEDDWTAQNIFNRGLSLLNFMEKRWQLQFGSNEKTELLHVSFINDGREAPDDIPETEPTQTAVIETTRELSDRHYLRFDFWSNFVNYCREKGRGEDIASRKPSTADWYDVTIGSRNYHIFFQLVRQKILRIGLYVYRPEDFTRLDSRKGEIEAAYGSSLEWYTSRQKSIAKRILHSVDADIHNPKLYPKNFAWLIEQYDKLLRVLQMVDPEGFIEGDAL is encoded by the coding sequence ATGGCAAATGAACTTCAATCTTTATCAGTACTTTTTCAAAATAGATTATTCCGTATACCTGACTATCAACGTGGTTATGCTTGGAAGCACGAGCAACTTGCGGATTTTTGGGAAGACCTGTTGAATCTCCACGAGGATAGATATCATTATACCGGTCTGCTTTCTCTTAAGACCGCCATCCGCAAAGAAACGCACTTATGGCATGAGGATGAGTGGTTGCTTGATATTGGGTATAAACCGTTCCATGTTGTAGATGGGCAACAACGTTTGACTACGTTTTCTATACTTATGTATGAAATAACCGCCTTTGTTAAAAGTCTTTCTGATAACAAAGACAAGCTAGATGAAGAGATATTCCTTGGGTACGAATCACTTAAGGACATTAAGGCGAAATATGTTCTTCGCAAGCGTCCTCCCCAGAATATTGTAACAACGTATTTGTTCGGATACGAAACTGATAACCCAAGTTCTGACTATTTAAAACACAAGGTTTTTGAAGAGCCTTTCGGTGGAACTGTTTTTGAGACGTATTATACAAAAAATCTGAAATACGCTAAGAATTTTTTTGGGGAGAATCTACGTGCAATGTATGATACCGACGGGATAGCGGGTATTGAATCACTATACAAGAAACTAACTCTACGCCTTATGTTCAATCTACATGAAATAGAAGATGATTATGATGTTTTCGTTGCTTTCGAGACAATGAACAATCGAGGAAAGAAGCTGACAAATCTTGAGCTGCTGAAGAACCGCCTTATCTACCTCACAACACTTTTCGATGACTGGCAACTTGATTCAAAAGACAAGGATCAATTACGCAAAAACATCAATGATGCATGGAAAGAGGTATATTATCAGCTTGGACGTAATCAGAACGCCCCGCTTTCCGACGATGAGTTTCTGCGTGCTCATTGGATTACTTACTTCCGTTACTCTCGTAAAGGTGGAGATGATTACATACGGTTCTTGCTTGGGAAGTTCTCCGCTAAGAATGTCTTTGAGAAACACGCTCCAGTACAGGAAAACGACGATACTGTCCTTATGTCGGATATAGAAGCTGGTGAGGACGATGAAACACCGGAGGTTCAGACTGAAGCGGAAATCCAGTTGGTCAGCAAGCTCACGCCAAAGGAAATCAGCGACTATGTCAACAGCCTGAAATTGCTGGCTGAATCTTGGTATTATAGCTTCTTTCCTTATGATAGTGGGTTCTCAAATGATGAAAAAGTTTGGATAGACAAATTGAATCGTATTGGCATCGGGTATTTCAGGCCTTTAGTAGTAGCCGCATTGTCTTCGGAAAAAGACACAACGCCGGAAGAGCGCATTGTGCTGTTCAAATCCATCGAGCGGTTCCTTTTTGTATCATTCCGTCTCGGTGGTTTTCAGTCGAATTACCAGAGCAGCGTCTATTACAACAAGTCTCGTGATGTGTTAAGCGGTAATGTCTCTCTAGTTTCGATTTCTGAGGATTTGATTTCCACAGTGGATAATGATATGGCTTCTGCAATCAAAGCCTTTACCGCACGTACCAACAGACGGTTTGATTCTGGAGAGGGTTTCTACGGGTGGCGTGATTTACGCTATTTCCTTTACGAATACGAGTATGAAAAAGCCGTGAAGAATAACATTCAGAAAGTCGACTGGAGTATGTTCACGCGAGTTGAAAAAGATAAGGTAACCATAGAGCACATACTACCCCAAACGCCGGCGAAATGGTGTTGGCGCAATACCTACAGGATGTTCTCGGAGAGCGAGATAAAGCAACTGTCCGCTTCGCTTGGAAATTTGCTCCCGTTGTCCCAGAGTATTAATTCTTCGCTCCAAAACGATAGCTTTCAGGACAAAAAGAACTCAACAGCGGCAGGTAGAAGAGGTTATATAAATGGTTCTCATTCTGAGATAGAAGTTGCCCAAGAAGATGATTGGACAGCCCAAAACATCTTTAATCGTGGGCTGTCTCTTCTGAATTTCATGGAGAAACGCTGGCAGTTGCAATTTGGAAGTAATGAAAAAACTGAGTTGCTTCATGTATCATTTATAAATGACGGCCGTGAAGCGCCCGATGACATCCCCGAAACCGAGCCGACTCAGACAGCTGTAATCGAAACAACGAGGGAACTGTCCGACAGGCATTATCTCCGTTTTGATTTCTGGAGTAATTTTGTGAACTACTGTAGGGAAAAAGGGCGCGGCGAAGACATAGCTTCACGTAAACCTTCTACTGCTGATTGGTATGACGTCACAATAGGCAGCAGAAATTATCATATATTCTTTCAGCTTGTGCGGCAAAAAATATTACGCATCGGGCTATATGTTTATCGCCCTGAGGATTTTACCAGACTAGATTCTCGGAAGGGTGAAATAGAAGCCGCATATGGTTCTTCACTTGAATGGTATACCAGTCGACAAAAAAGTATAGCAAAGCGCATATTGCATTCTGTTGATGCAGATATTCATAATCCGAAGTTGTATCCGAAGAATTTTGCTTGGCTCATTGAACAGTACGATAAGTTACTGCGAGTTTTACAAATGGTCGACCCTGAAGGCTTTATAGAGGGGGATGCTCTTTAG
- a CDS encoding PIN domain nuclease codes for MDGVLADTSVWIDLFNDTKTKEADLLHSLIQEDYPVYICSIILQEILQGFNNDKEYRIAKDILLSYQFLETKPLEFAIGAAELYRTLKKKGITIRKSNDCLIGYHAIFYNIPVLHRDRDFTAMAKYSNLKIVNLSERKSFM; via the coding sequence ATGGATGGTGTGCTGGCTGATACCTCCGTGTGGATTGATTTATTCAATGATACAAAAACCAAAGAAGCCGATCTGTTGCATTCCTTAATTCAGGAAGATTACCCTGTCTATATTTGCTCTATTATCCTGCAGGAAATATTGCAGGGTTTTAATAATGATAAAGAATACAGGATTGCAAAAGATATATTACTCTCTTATCAGTTTCTAGAAACAAAGCCCCTTGAATTTGCTATTGGTGCCGCTGAGTTATATAGAACACTAAAAAAGAAAGGCATAACAATAAGAAAAAGCAATGACTGCCTGATAGGATATCATGCCATTTTTTATAATATCCCTGTTTTGCACAGGGATAGAGATTTTACAGCTATGGCAAAATATTCAAACCTGAAAATCGTAAATCTTAGTGAAAGAAAATCTTTCATGTAA
- a CDS encoding type II toxin-antitoxin system VapB family antitoxin — MRTNLDIDDKLINSAMSMTHIKTKKGIVEYALKELIAQKKRKSILGLKGKIKWEGDLDEMRKI, encoded by the coding sequence ATGAGAACAAACCTTGATATTGATGATAAATTAATAAATTCAGCCATGTCAATGACCCATATTAAGACAAAGAAGGGTATTGTAGAGTATGCCCTCAAAGAATTAATAGCCCAGAAAAAAAGAAAATCTATTCTGGGTTTAAAGGGCAAGATTAAATGGGAAGGGGATCTTGATGAAATGAGGAAGATATAA